Proteins co-encoded in one Arachis hypogaea cultivar Tifrunner chromosome 11, arahy.Tifrunner.gnm2.J5K5, whole genome shotgun sequence genomic window:
- the LOC112722802 gene encoding protein C2-DOMAIN ABA-RELATED 11 isoform X2, whose protein sequence is MGEGLRLLKITVVRGKTLVIRDFKSSDPYVVVKLGNQTAKTRVINSCLNPVWNEELNFTLTEPLGFLNLEVFDKDVWKADDKMGKSYLNLQPLVSAARLRDILGSSCGETALRKVMPERDNCLVRESIIKNNVNGEVVQNVWLRLDGVESGELELTIKLITPVASS, encoded by the exons atgggtGAAGGGTTGAGGCTACTGAAAATCACAGTTGTGCGAGGGAAAACATTAGTGATCCGGGATTTCAAGAGCAGTGATCCTTATGTTGTGGTCAAGCTTGGCAATCAG ACAGCAAAGACCAGGGTCATCAATAGCTGCTTGAATCCTGTTTGGAATGAAGAGCTAAATTTCACTCTCACTGAACCATTGGGATTTCTCAATTTG GAGGTATTTGATAAAGATGTTTGGAAGGCTGATGACAAGATGGGAAAATCATACCTGAACCTTCAGCCATTGGTGTCTGCAGCTAGATTGAGGGACATTTTGGGGAGTTCATGTGGTGAAACAGCACTGAGGAAGGTGATGCCAGAGAGAGATAACTGTCTTGTCCGTGAAAGCATCATCAAAAATAATGTGAATGGAGAGGTGGTGCAGAATGTTTGGTTAAGGCTTGATGGAGTTGAGTCCGGGGAGCTTGAATTGACCATCAAGTTGATCACTCCTGTTGCCTCTTCGTAG
- the LOC112722802 gene encoding protein C2-DOMAIN ABA-RELATED 11 isoform X1, with protein sequence MGEGLRLLKITVVRGKTLVIRDFKSSDPYVVVKLGNQNVSMIHLTVYQTAKTRVINSCLNPVWNEELNFTLTEPLGFLNLEVFDKDVWKADDKMGKSYLNLQPLVSAARLRDILGSSCGETALRKVMPERDNCLVRESIIKNNVNGEVVQNVWLRLDGVESGELELTIKLITPVASS encoded by the exons atgggtGAAGGGTTGAGGCTACTGAAAATCACAGTTGTGCGAGGGAAAACATTAGTGATCCGGGATTTCAAGAGCAGTGATCCTTATGTTGTGGTCAAGCTTGGCAATCAG AATGTTAGTATGATTCATCTAACTGTGTATCAGACAGCAAAGACCAGGGTCATCAATAGCTGCTTGAATCCTGTTTGGAATGAAGAGCTAAATTTCACTCTCACTGAACCATTGGGATTTCTCAATTTG GAGGTATTTGATAAAGATGTTTGGAAGGCTGATGACAAGATGGGAAAATCATACCTGAACCTTCAGCCATTGGTGTCTGCAGCTAGATTGAGGGACATTTTGGGGAGTTCATGTGGTGAAACAGCACTGAGGAAGGTGATGCCAGAGAGAGATAACTGTCTTGTCCGTGAAAGCATCATCAAAAATAATGTGAATGGAGAGGTGGTGCAGAATGTTTGGTTAAGGCTTGATGGAGTTGAGTCCGGGGAGCTTGAATTGACCATCAAGTTGATCACTCCTGTTGCCTCTTCGTAG